A single genomic interval of Brevibacillus brevis harbors:
- the purE gene encoding 5-(carboxyamino)imidazole ribonucleotide mutase, translating to MLQPLVGVIMGSTSDWETMKEACAILDELQVPYEKKVVSAHRTPDLMFTYAETAKSRGLEVIIAGAGGAAHLPGMVAAKTELPVIGVPVKSSNLNGLDSLLSIVQMPGGVPVATVAIGKAGAINAGLLAAQILGIKYPDVQERFVQRRDDVCNKVLEASELE from the coding sequence ATGCTACAGCCTTTGGTAGGAGTCATTATGGGTAGTACGTCAGACTGGGAAACAATGAAGGAAGCTTGCGCAATCTTGGACGAATTGCAGGTACCGTACGAAAAGAAGGTCGTGTCTGCACACAGAACGCCAGACTTGATGTTTACGTATGCCGAGACCGCGAAAAGCCGCGGTTTGGAAGTCATTATTGCGGGTGCTGGCGGGGCAGCTCATTTGCCAGGAATGGTAGCGGCCAAGACAGAGTTGCCTGTTATTGGTGTCCCGGTGAAATCATCCAACTTGAATGGTCTCGACTCGCTTTTGTCGATTGTGCAAATGCCAGGTGGCGTGCCTGTAGCGACAGTTGCGATCGGAAAAGCTGGAGCCATCAATGCAGGGCTATTGGCTGCGCAAATTTTGGGGATCAAATATCCAGACGTACAAGAGCGGTTCGTGCAAAGACGTGATGATGTATGCAATAAGGTGCTGGAGGCTAGTGAACTCGAATGA
- a CDS encoding M1 family metallopeptidase — MWRKHWVVIVAVGVVLTVLLTIRPWTGQAGLDAQEIVPIGQRQAAVTYKADVQIDMNKHVVKGMLTARFVPQDDQAFFHLYPNAFSANAALSGENWEVVLGKQREPGGIKISEVRVNGKSVGVQYAGKTKTLLQVPLPARTSSAETVVEMNFQLEVPYNNGRMSYHDHAMWLGNWLPILAVKDAGGWRLDPYSAIGDPFYSDVANYHLRVQLSEGYQLATSGLESVAVITETRPQRLKIYEVDAWNVRDFALVVMDETYQPISGKVGETIVRTWVQKSDDPQNVERIHETARESLDYYGKQFGVYPYKEYDVVKTGGFFGGMEYPSLVFIAQEYFERSDGMGEAVVAHETAHQWFYGLVGNDEVREAWLDEGLTDYATMVFLQQKSLARSQAYIQMRLGQARAAEGYANQGVTAKSSVEAFPDWRSYNDLVYGRAGAMWWNLKEEWGVERLHQVLRQYVRDHQYKQANGEQITALLTATAGADASPYLDYWLRVELEKAEAASNWVEKGKHE, encoded by the coding sequence ATGTGGCGGAAGCATTGGGTGGTCATCGTGGCAGTAGGAGTCGTTTTGACTGTATTATTGACCATTCGTCCTTGGACAGGGCAGGCAGGCTTAGATGCTCAGGAGATTGTGCCGATTGGTCAAAGGCAGGCTGCAGTCACTTACAAGGCCGACGTACAAATCGATATGAACAAGCACGTGGTGAAAGGCATGCTGACGGCTCGCTTTGTCCCACAAGATGACCAAGCTTTTTTTCATTTATATCCCAATGCTTTTTCTGCGAATGCTGCTCTCAGTGGAGAGAACTGGGAGGTTGTGCTGGGCAAACAGCGTGAGCCCGGTGGTATCAAGATAAGCGAAGTACGGGTAAACGGAAAAAGTGTCGGCGTACAGTATGCAGGAAAGACCAAAACGCTTTTACAAGTGCCCCTTCCTGCAAGAACATCGTCTGCTGAGACGGTAGTGGAGATGAATTTTCAGCTCGAGGTTCCTTATAACAACGGGCGAATGTCTTACCATGATCATGCGATGTGGCTGGGCAACTGGCTCCCAATCCTGGCGGTAAAGGATGCAGGAGGCTGGCGGCTCGATCCTTATTCCGCGATTGGCGATCCTTTTTACTCGGATGTGGCGAATTATCATTTGCGTGTGCAATTATCAGAGGGGTACCAGCTTGCTACGAGTGGATTGGAGAGCGTGGCTGTCATCACCGAGACGAGACCGCAACGGCTAAAAATCTATGAGGTGGACGCCTGGAACGTTCGGGATTTTGCCCTTGTCGTTATGGACGAAACGTACCAGCCCATATCTGGCAAGGTCGGAGAAACCATCGTACGTACGTGGGTGCAGAAAAGTGATGACCCGCAAAACGTAGAACGAATACATGAGACTGCCAGGGAGTCACTCGATTATTACGGAAAACAGTTCGGGGTGTATCCGTATAAGGAATATGATGTTGTCAAAACAGGCGGCTTCTTTGGCGGGATGGAGTACCCGAGCCTCGTTTTTATTGCCCAGGAGTATTTTGAGCGGAGCGATGGCATGGGGGAAGCGGTCGTAGCGCACGAAACGGCACATCAGTGGTTTTACGGGTTGGTCGGAAACGATGAGGTGCGAGAGGCTTGGCTGGATGAGGGACTGACGGATTATGCGACGATGGTATTTTTACAGCAAAAGTCCCTCGCACGTTCACAAGCGTATATTCAGATGCGCCTAGGCCAAGCACGTGCAGCGGAAGGATATGCGAACCAAGGAGTCACAGCGAAGTCGTCCGTGGAGGCTTTTCCAGACTGGAGGAGCTACAATGACCTCGTCTACGGGCGAGCGGGTGCCATGTGGTGGAACTTGAAAGAAGAATGGGGAGTCGAACGACTGCATCAGGTGTTGCGTCAATATGTACGGGATCATCAATACAAGCAGGCGAATGGGGAGCAAATTACAGCGCTATTGACTGCAACTGCGGGGGCGGATGCCAGTCCCTATTTGGATTATTGGCTTCGGGTTGAGCTAGAGAAAGCCGAAGCGGCAAGCAATTGGGTAGAAAAAGGCAAACACGAATAA
- a CDS encoding sigma-70 family RNA polymerase sigma factor, producing MSTAIMYPKLSHQQIYEDYSAKIYRYFRYRVKNVWDVEDLTTTVFIKVYSKLEQYDGRHPFGAWIFRIAHNALIDYMRKKRESPVDQDTFSNMVATDKLPEECLLNQETTEGLWDKVHTLTKDQRNVIALRYLGDLRMNEIAEILGKTEASVKILHFRGIKKLQQLMENQA from the coding sequence ATGTCAACAGCAATCATGTATCCAAAATTAAGTCACCAACAAATTTACGAAGATTACTCTGCTAAAATATATCGCTATTTCCGCTACCGGGTAAAAAACGTCTGGGATGTGGAAGACCTGACAACGACTGTGTTTATCAAGGTGTACTCCAAGCTTGAGCAGTACGATGGCCGCCATCCTTTTGGCGCCTGGATTTTCCGAATTGCGCACAATGCTTTGATTGACTATATGCGCAAGAAGCGGGAGAGTCCGGTAGATCAGGACACATTTAGCAATATGGTCGCAACAGATAAGCTGCCGGAGGAGTGCCTTCTGAATCAGGAGACAACCGAGGGCTTGTGGGATAAGGTGCACACGCTGACAAAGGATCAGCGCAATGTGATCGCCCTGCGCTATCTCGGAGATTTGCGAATGAATGAGATCGCGGAAATTTTGGGTAAGACAGAGGCTTCGGTGAAAATCCTGCACTTCCGTGGGATTAAGAAGCTACAGCAATTGATGGAGAATCAAGCATAA
- the purK gene encoding 5-(carboxyamino)imidazole ribonucleotide synthase: protein MTTKDRKQIKPGSTLGLLGGGQLGRMIALAGRAMGYRFVTMDPTADAPCGQTADRQIVASYDDVEAAMQLASVSDVISYEFENVDAQVAEVLESRAYVPQGSRLLRITQNRIREKTAIREIGIPVAPFCVVNSLEDLQDAVRELGLPAVMKTATGGYDGKGQWVLRSEAELAEAYETLSKAGTELIVEQFVPFQMELSVIAARNPAGELAVFPVSENIHQENILHLSIVPARISAEVAARAEEIARTIVEKLDVIGLIAVELFLTEDGQLYVNELAPRPHNSGHFTMDACVTSQFEQHVRAVCNLPLGSTELLSSVVMVNILGEHLQPVIDQIDKLPHTAKLHLYGKAESKAKRKMGHINVLAPTVEEALTLIDELKIWTNTSEVLS from the coding sequence ATGACAACCAAAGACCGTAAGCAAATCAAACCAGGATCGACCCTAGGATTACTCGGTGGAGGACAGCTTGGACGGATGATTGCTCTTGCGGGACGAGCTATGGGCTACCGTTTTGTCACAATGGACCCGACAGCAGACGCACCATGCGGCCAAACGGCAGATCGGCAAATTGTTGCCAGCTACGATGATGTAGAAGCAGCGATGCAGCTTGCCTCGGTCAGTGATGTCATCTCTTATGAATTTGAAAATGTGGATGCGCAGGTCGCTGAAGTGTTAGAGAGCCGCGCTTACGTACCGCAGGGAAGCCGCCTTTTGCGTATCACCCAAAACCGGATTCGGGAAAAGACCGCCATTCGCGAGATCGGCATCCCTGTTGCTCCGTTTTGTGTCGTGAATAGCCTGGAGGATTTGCAGGACGCCGTGCGTGAACTGGGACTGCCTGCTGTTATGAAGACGGCAACTGGCGGGTATGACGGTAAAGGACAATGGGTATTGAGAAGCGAGGCTGAGCTGGCGGAGGCGTATGAAACGTTGTCCAAAGCAGGTACAGAGCTGATCGTGGAACAATTTGTACCATTCCAAATGGAGCTGTCTGTTATTGCTGCACGCAATCCTGCGGGAGAACTGGCTGTTTTTCCTGTGTCAGAAAATATTCATCAGGAAAACATCCTGCACCTGAGCATCGTACCCGCTCGTATTTCGGCTGAAGTAGCAGCCCGTGCGGAAGAAATTGCTCGCACGATTGTAGAAAAGCTGGATGTGATCGGACTCATTGCCGTTGAGCTGTTTTTGACCGAAGATGGTCAGTTGTATGTGAATGAATTGGCACCTCGACCGCATAACTCTGGGCATTTTACCATGGATGCTTGTGTCACCTCGCAGTTTGAGCAGCATGTTCGGGCGGTTTGTAATCTGCCTTTGGGATCTACAGAGTTGCTCTCGAGCGTTGTGATGGTTAATATTTTGGGAGAGCATCTACAGCCTGTGATCGATCAGATCGACAAGCTGCCGCACACAGCCAAGCTCCATTTGTACGGAAAAGCAGAGAGCAAGGCCAAGCGAAAAATGGGGCATATCAATGTGCTCGCCCCTACTGTAGAAGAAGCGCTCACCCTGATTGATGAGCTGAAAATCTGGACGAATACATCGGAGGTATTATCATGA
- a CDS encoding sensor histidine kinase, translated as MKLFLRDQWPFAAFFLVQLILLIMIFAMDGYWNESLMIYVMFLSVFFAGAFLAIRYLSHRAIYQRLSKPVESLEELTQTYGNSPLCRAMDDISQEQYRLYKEQLHAYENKQRDHTTFIQQWVHQMKTPISVIHLLLQNEDDPTAESVREEVDRIKRGLETVLYIARLDRFEQDFLIEPVTLRSLVQNVLAENKRLFIRNQVYPEVKVDESWRVESDDKWLAFVLNQLLTNAVRYSAGKSNKVTIRAYERGAHAILEVQDYGIGIPSEDIRRVFKPYFTGENGRKYPESTGMGLYLVKEICGRLHHGVEMESEVGEGTTVRIVLSAVVPTLQESKIAES; from the coding sequence ATGAAGCTGTTCCTTCGAGATCAATGGCCATTCGCAGCGTTTTTTCTCGTCCAATTGATCTTATTGATTATGATTTTTGCGATGGATGGGTACTGGAATGAATCATTGATGATCTACGTCATGTTTTTATCTGTTTTTTTCGCGGGGGCTTTTCTCGCCATCCGTTATTTGTCTCACCGCGCAATCTATCAGCGACTGAGCAAGCCGGTAGAGTCATTAGAGGAGCTGACCCAGACATACGGGAATTCACCGTTGTGCCGCGCGATGGATGACATCAGTCAGGAGCAATACCGACTCTACAAAGAACAGCTTCATGCCTACGAAAACAAGCAACGGGACCATACGACGTTTATTCAGCAGTGGGTTCATCAGATGAAGACGCCGATTTCGGTTATTCATCTGTTGCTGCAAAATGAAGACGATCCAACAGCCGAAAGCGTCCGTGAAGAAGTGGACCGGATCAAGCGTGGACTGGAAACCGTTTTGTACATAGCTCGCCTCGACCGTTTTGAACAGGACTTCCTGATTGAGCCCGTAACGCTGCGTTCTTTGGTGCAGAATGTGTTGGCTGAAAACAAGCGGCTGTTTATTCGCAACCAGGTGTATCCTGAGGTAAAAGTGGATGAAAGTTGGCGAGTGGAATCGGACGATAAGTGGCTTGCTTTTGTCCTCAACCAATTGTTGACGAATGCCGTTCGTTATTCAGCAGGGAAAAGCAACAAGGTCACCATTCGTGCGTATGAACGCGGAGCACATGCCATACTGGAAGTGCAGGATTATGGAATCGGGATCCCTAGCGAAGATATTCGTCGCGTGTTCAAGCCGTATTTTACAGGAGAAAACGGGCGCAAATACCCTGAATCCACCGGGATGGGGCTGTACTTGGTGAAAGAAATTTGCGGGCGGCTCCATCATGGGGTGGAAATGGAATCAGAAGTGGGCGAGGGGACAACCGTACGTATTGTCTTGTCTGCCGTCGTCCCAACCTTACAAGAAAGTAAGATAGCTGAAAGTTAA
- the purB gene encoding adenylosuccinate lyase has product MIERYSRPEMRAIWTEENKFKAWLEVEILACEAWSKLGVIPEEDVKKLWEKATFDMNRIYEIEEETRHDVVAFTRAVSETLGEEKKWVHYGLTSTDVVDTALSYLLRQANEILEKDIEDFIEILADKAREHKDTVCMGRTHGVHAEPTTFGLKLALWHEEMKRNLARFQAAKKEVAYGKISGAVGTYANIDPFVEAYVCEKLGLSAAPISTQTLQRDRHAEYMATLALIATSLEKFATEIRGLQKSEMREVEEAFAKGQKGSSAMPHKRNPIGSENICGLARVIRGHMLTSYENVSLWHERDISHSSAERVILPDATQALNYMLRRFMNIVKNLTVFPENMKRNMDRTFGLIYSQQVMLKLIEKGMSREQAYDTVQPRAMQAWEEQRSFRAIVEEDATVSSTLSKEELDECFDYRYHLKHVDTIFQRLGLI; this is encoded by the coding sequence ATGATCGAACGTTACTCCCGACCGGAAATGCGCGCCATTTGGACGGAAGAAAACAAATTCAAAGCGTGGCTGGAAGTAGAAATTCTCGCGTGTGAAGCATGGTCCAAGCTGGGCGTCATTCCTGAGGAAGACGTGAAAAAGCTGTGGGAAAAAGCTACTTTTGACATGAACAGAATCTATGAGATCGAAGAAGAGACACGCCATGATGTGGTGGCGTTTACCCGTGCGGTATCGGAGACCTTGGGCGAAGAAAAGAAGTGGGTGCATTACGGACTAACTTCTACAGATGTGGTGGATACTGCGCTGTCTTACCTGCTGCGTCAGGCGAACGAGATTTTGGAGAAGGATATCGAAGACTTCATCGAGATTTTGGCAGACAAAGCTCGTGAGCACAAGGATACGGTTTGCATGGGCAGAACGCATGGTGTGCATGCGGAGCCTACGACTTTTGGCTTGAAGCTGGCCCTGTGGCATGAAGAAATGAAGCGCAACCTGGCGCGTTTTCAGGCTGCGAAAAAAGAAGTGGCGTACGGGAAAATCTCTGGCGCAGTAGGAACATACGCAAACATCGATCCGTTCGTGGAAGCATACGTGTGCGAGAAGCTGGGACTGTCGGCAGCGCCTATCTCGACCCAAACCTTACAGCGTGATCGCCACGCCGAGTACATGGCAACATTGGCATTGATCGCAACATCTTTGGAGAAATTTGCGACAGAAATTCGTGGTCTGCAAAAGAGTGAAATGCGCGAGGTGGAAGAAGCCTTTGCCAAAGGACAAAAAGGTTCTTCTGCAATGCCGCACAAGCGCAACCCAATCGGCAGCGAAAACATTTGCGGTCTGGCTCGTGTTATTCGCGGTCACATGCTCACTTCTTATGAAAATGTTTCCCTCTGGCATGAGCGGGATATTTCGCACTCCTCTGCGGAGCGCGTGATTTTGCCAGATGCGACGCAAGCGTTGAACTATATGCTGCGCCGTTTCATGAACATCGTGAAAAACTTGACGGTATTCCCTGAGAACATGAAGCGCAATATGGACCGTACCTTTGGATTGATCTACTCGCAGCAAGTGATGCTCAAGCTGATCGAAAAAGGCATGAGCCGCGAGCAAGCCTATGATACAGTACAGCCTCGTGCGATGCAGGCTTGGGAAGAGCAACGTTCCTTCCGTGCGATCGTCGAGGAGGATGCAACGGTCAGCTCTACACTGTCCAAGGAAGAGCTGGATGAGTGCTTTGATTACCGTTACCACCTGAAGCATGTGGATACGATTTTCCAACGTCTCGGATTGATTTAA
- a CDS encoding response regulator transcription factor codes for MSTIMIVEDDPKINQLLQEQLEKYGFQTVNVEHFDRVMEVFTQGRPDLVLLDVNLPKFDGFYWCRQMRQESNCPILFISARESKMDQVMALENGADDYITKPFDYDVVLAKIRSQLRRAYGQYAPQEGERTVEVAGLKLFLERMELSMYDTKIELSKKEALLLEALMNQHPRVVSRERLLEKLWDEQFVDENTLNVYITRVRGKLKDLGLEGAVETVRGSGYRLRATWEEGQ; via the coding sequence ATGTCCACAATTATGATTGTAGAAGACGACCCGAAAATCAACCAGCTGCTGCAAGAACAACTGGAAAAATACGGATTTCAAACAGTCAATGTTGAACATTTCGATAGAGTCATGGAGGTATTTACCCAAGGTCGTCCTGATCTGGTTCTGTTGGATGTGAATCTACCGAAATTTGATGGATTTTATTGGTGCCGGCAAATGCGCCAAGAGTCCAACTGCCCGATCCTGTTCATCTCAGCACGAGAAAGTAAAATGGACCAGGTGATGGCCTTGGAAAATGGGGCTGATGACTATATCACAAAGCCGTTTGACTACGATGTGGTCTTGGCCAAAATCCGCAGTCAGCTACGCCGTGCTTACGGACAATATGCTCCGCAAGAAGGGGAGCGTACAGTTGAGGTAGCGGGGCTCAAGCTGTTTTTGGAGCGAATGGAGCTGTCCATGTACGATACCAAAATCGAGCTGAGCAAAAAGGAAGCGTTACTGCTCGAAGCCTTGATGAATCAACATCCACGTGTCGTCAGCCGTGAGCGATTGCTAGAAAAGCTGTGGGATGAACAGTTTGTCGATGAAAACACGCTGAATGTCTACATCACACGCGTGCGCGGCAAGCTAAAGGACTTGGGCTTAGAGGGAGCTGTCGAGACAGTTCGCGGTTCTGGATATCGCCTACGTGCGACTTGGGAGGAAGGGCAATGA
- a CDS encoding GNAT family N-acetyltransferase — protein MNPLLLSFPEHFETQRLLIRAPQWGDGQFVNEAIRESVNEMRPWLPFVKNLPSIDDSEAYVRKARLNFLERTDLVLHIFEKNTGQFVGSSGLHRFDWYVRKFEIGYWLRTSRTGEGLMTEAVKGVVAFTISELEANRLEIRCDTRNNASIAVAKKAGFTLEGTLRNVNRHDSGELTDTHIFSLAKGYEYH, from the coding sequence ATGAATCCACTACTGCTCTCTTTTCCGGAACATTTTGAAACTCAGCGATTATTGATTAGAGCACCGCAATGGGGGGATGGTCAATTTGTAAATGAAGCCATACGTGAGAGTGTAAATGAGATGCGCCCCTGGCTTCCGTTTGTAAAAAACCTCCCATCTATTGACGATTCGGAAGCCTACGTGCGTAAGGCCAGGCTCAATTTTCTAGAGCGCACAGACTTAGTGCTACATATATTCGAAAAGAATACAGGGCAGTTTGTGGGCAGTAGTGGGCTCCATCGCTTTGATTGGTATGTACGCAAATTTGAAATTGGATATTGGCTACGCACATCGCGTACTGGTGAGGGTCTAATGACAGAGGCAGTAAAAGGTGTCGTTGCCTTTACCATTTCAGAGTTGGAAGCTAACCGCCTTGAAATTCGCTGTGATACTCGGAATAACGCAAGTATAGCTGTAGCTAAGAAGGCAGGTTTTACGTTGGAGGGTACTTTACGCAATGTGAACCGACATGACTCAGGAGAACTGACTGATACCCATATCTTTTCATTAGCAAAAGGTTATGAATATCATTGA